A window of Perognathus longimembris pacificus isolate PPM17 chromosome 6, ASM2315922v1, whole genome shotgun sequence contains these coding sequences:
- the Ptk7 gene encoding inactive tyrosine-protein kinase 7 → MGSAAGARRLPLLGVLLLPLLGGAQAAIIFIKEPSSQDALQGRRALLRCEVEAPGPVYVYWLLNGAPVQDTERRFAEGSSLSFAAVDRLQDSGAFQCVARDNSTGEEVRSANASFNIKWIEAGPVVLKHPASEAEIQPHTQVTLRCHIDGHPRPTYQWFRDGTPLSDGQGNHTVSSKERNLTLRPASPEHSGLYSCCAHHAFGQACSSQNFTLSIADESFARVVLAPQDVIVAKGGEAMFHCQFSAQPPPSLQWVFEDETPISNRTRPPHLRKAMVFANGSLLLTQVRSRNAGVYRCIGQGQRGPPAVLEATLRLAEIEDMVPFEPRVFTAGSEERVACLAPQGLPEPSVWWEHAGVRLPAHGRVHQRGRELVFTITAETDAGLYTCHAANLAGQKRQDVNITVATVPTWLQMPQESQLEEGKPGYLHCLTQATPKPTVIWYRNQMLISEDSRFEVFKNGTLRINSVEVYDGTVYRCVSSTAAGSIEAQARVHVLEKLKFTPPPQPQQCMEFDKEATVPCSATGREKPTIKWVRADGSSLPEWVTDNGGTLHFARVTRDDAGNYTCIASNGPQGQIRAHVQLTVAVFITFKVEPERTTVYQGHTALLRCEAQGDPKPLIQWKGKDRILDPTKLGPRMHIFQNGSLVIHDVAPEDSGRYTCIAGNSCNIKHTEAPLYVVDKPVLEDSEGPGSPPPYKMIQTIGLSVGAAVAYIIAVLGLMFYCKKRCKAKRLQKQPEGEEPEMECLNGGPLQNGQPSAEIQEEVALTSLASGTTASSKRHSTSDKMHFPRASLQPITTLGKSEFGEVFLAKAQGLEEGVAESLVLVKSLQSKDEQQQLDFRREFEMFGKLNHANVVRLLGLCREAEPHYMVLEYVDLGDLKQFLRISKNKDEKLKSQPLSTKQKVALCTQVALGMEHLSNNRFVHKDLAARNCLVSAQRQVKVSALGLSKDVYNSEYYHFRQAWVPLRWMSPEAVLEGDFSTKSDVWAFGVLMWEVFTHGEMPHGGQADDEVLADLQAGKARLQQPEGCPSKLYRLMQRCWALSPKDRPSFSEITNALGDSGPADSKL, encoded by the exons GTGCCCAGGCCGCCATCATCTTCATCAAGGAGCCATCCTCCCAGGATGCACTGCAGGGGCGCCGGGCACTGCTGCGCTGTGAGGTGGAGGCCCCCGGCCCAGTGTACGTGTACTGGCTGCTCAACGGGGCCCCTGTCCAGGACACCGAACGGCGTTTCGCCGAGGGCAGCAGCCTGAGCTTCGCAGCGGTGGACCGGCTGCAGGACTCCGGCGCCTTCCAGTGCGTGGCTCGGGATAACAGCACCGGAGAGGAAGTGCGAAGTGCCAACGCCTccttcaacatcaaat GGATAGAGGCCGGCCCTGTGGTCCTGAAGCATCCAGCCTCGGAAGCTGAGATCCAGCCACATACCCAGGTCACCCTCCGTTGCCACATTGACGGACACCCTCG gCCCACCTACCAGTGGTTCCGAGATGGGACGCCTCTGTCTGATGGTCAGGGTAACCACACCGTTAGCAGCAAGGAGCGGAACCTGACTCTCCGGCCAGCCAGTCCCGAGCATAGTGGCCTCTACTCCTGCTGTGCCCACCATGCTTTTGGCCAGGCCTGTAGTAGCCAGAACTTCACCTTGAGCATCGCTG ACGAAAGTTTTGCCAGGGTGGTACTGGCACCCCAGGATGTCATTGTAGCAAAGGGCGGGGAGGCCATGTTCCATTGCCAGTTCTCAGCCCAGCCACCCCCAAGCCTGCAGTGGGTCTTTGAGGATGAGACTCCCATCAGTAACCGCACTCG TCCCCCCCACCTCCGCAAGGCCATGGTGTTCGCCAATGGGTCTCTGCTGCTGACCCAGGTCCGGTCACGCAATGCAGGGGTGTACCGCTGCATCGGCCAGGGGCAGAGGGGACCACCGGCTGTCCTGGAGGCCACGCTTCGCCTGGCAG AGATTGAGGACATGGTGCCGTTTGAGCCGCGCGTGTTCACAGCGGGGAGCGAGGAGCGCGTGGCCTGCCTGGCCCCTCAGGGTCTGCCAGAGCCCAGTGTGTGGTGGGAGCATGCCGGAGTCCGGCTGCCTGCCCATGGCAGGGTCCACCAGAGAGGCCGCGAGCTGGTGTTTACCATTACTGCCGAGACCGACGCCGGCCTCTACACCTGCCACGCAGCCAACCTGGCTGGCCAGAAGCGGCAGGATGTCAACATCACCGTGGCCA CTGTACCCACCTGGCTACAGATGCCCCAAGAGAGCCAGCTGGAGGAAGGCAAACCAGGCTATTTGCATTGCCTGACCCAGGCCACCCCCAAACCCACAGTGATCTGGTATAGGAACCAGATGCTCATCTCGGAG GACTCACGATTCGAAGTTTTCAAGAACGGGACCTTGCGCATCAACAGCGTGGAGGTGTACGATGGGACGGTGTACCGCTGCGTGAGCAGCACCGCCGCCGGCAGCATCGAAGCCCAGGCCCGGGTCCACGTGTTGG AGAAGCTCAAGTTCACGCCACCACCTCAGCCACAGCAGTGCATGGAGTTTGATAAGGAAGCCACAGTGCCCTGCTCAGCCACCGGCCGAGAGAAGCCCACTATTAAGTGGGTACGAGCAG ATGGGAGCAGCCTCCCCGAATGGGTGACGGACAATGGCGGAACGCTCCACTTTGCCCGAGTGACCAGGGATGATGCCGGCAACTACACTTGCATCGCCTCCAATGGGCCACAGGGCCAGATCCGGGCGCACGTGCAGCTCACCGTGGCAG TGTTCATCACCTTCAAAGTGGAGCCAGAGCGCACCACTGTGTACCAGGGCCACACGGCCCTGCTGCGGTGTGAGGCTCAGGGGGACCCCAAGCCCCTTATTCAGTGGAAGGGCAAAGATCGCATCCTGGACCCCACCAAGCTGGGACCCAG GATGCACATCTTCCAGAACGGCTCCCTGGTGATCCATGACGTGGCCCCCGAGGACTCTGGACGCTACACCTGCATCGCAGGCAACAGCTGCAACATCAAGCACACGGAGGCCCCCCTCTATGTTGTGG ACAAGCCAGTGCTGGAGGACTCAGAGGGCCCAGGCAGCCCTCCTCCCTATAAGATGATCCAGACCATTGGGCTGTCAGTGGGAGCTGCTGTAGCCTACATCATCGCCGTGCTGGGCCTCATGTTCTACTGCAAGAAGCGTTGTAAAGCCAAGCGACTGCAGAAGCAACCGGAGGGCGAGGAGCCAGAGATGGAGTGTCTCAACG GTGGGCCTTTGCAGAATGGACAGCCCTCGGCGGAGATCCAAGAGGAGGTGGCCTTGACCAGCCTGGCCTCGGGCACCACCGCCTCCAGCAAGCGCCACAGCACCAGTGACAAGATGCACTTCCCTCGGGCCAGCTTGCAGCCCATCACCACACTGG GGAAAAGTGAGTTTGGGGAGGTGTTTCTGGCGAAGGCACAGGGCCTGGAGGAGGGCGTCGCAGAGAGCCTGGTGCTTGTGAAGAGCCTGCAGAGCAAGGATGAGCAGCAGCAACTGGACTTCCGGAGGGAGTTCGAGATGTTTGGGAAGCTGAATCACGCCAATGTGGTGCGGCTGCTGGGTCTGTGCCGGGAGGCCGAGCCCCACTACATGGTGCTGGAATATGTGGATCTG GGAGACCTCAAACAGTTCCTGAGGATTTCTAAGAACAAGGATGAAAAATTGAAGTCACAGCCCCTCAGCACCAAGCAGAAG GTGGCCCTGTGCACCCAGGTGGCCCTGGGCATGGAGCACCTATCCAACAACCGATTCGTGCACAAGGACTTAGCTGCTCGCAACTGCCTAGTCAGCGCCCAGAGACAGGTGAAGGTGTCGGCCCTGGGACTCAGCAAGGATGTGTACAACAG TGAGTACTACCACTTCCGCCAGGCCTGGGTGCCCCTGCGCTGGATGTCCCCCGAGGCCGTCCTGGAGGGCGACTTCTCTACCAAGTCTGATGTCTGGGCCTTTGGTGTGCTGATGTGGGAAGTGTTCACCCATGGAGAGATGCCCCATGGTGGACAGGCAGACGATGAGGTGCTGGCAG ATTTGCAGGCTGGGAAGGCTCGGCTCCAGCAGCCCGAGGGATGTCCTTCGAAGCTCTACCGGCTGATGCAGCGTTGCTGGGCCCTCAGCCCCAAGGACCGGCCCTCCTTCAGTGAGATCACCAACGCCCTGGGAGACAGCGGCCCAGCGGACAGCAAGCTGTGA